The Maniola jurtina chromosome 9, ilManJurt1.1, whole genome shotgun sequence genomic sequence tttgctttgaaGGCTTTCGATGCAGTGTTCTTCATATCGGCGAAGGAGGAGGACGATAAGGACAAGGGGGTGTACGTGATATCGGGCTGCGAGCGACGACCCATGGGCATGTGCAATGGCCTCTTCTATATAGGGGTACTTATTGTTTTGTTCTTATCGCTTCTCCCtgtataactttttatttatttattagatacaagttagcccttgactgcaatctcacctgacagtaagtgatgatgcagtctaagatggaagcgggctaacctggaaggagtatggcagtgtttattaaacccatatccatttggtttctacgcgacatcgtaccggaacgctaaatcgcttggcgacacggctttgccggtagggtggtaactagccacggccggaGCCTCCAGACCAGACCATAAATAttagaaattattatatttcaaacCCTGGCaaaaatcgaacccgggacctcccactaataagaccacagcgcttaccactgcgccaggtagACTGTAAAAACTTATCGATTCTGTTTTTCTGTTCTGTTTCTTCGTCTTCAAAAGGTATAGTTGGCAACGaataatatgacaaaataagtttttttggTTGGAAAGAAGAAAATCCGAAGTTGACTGTGATCATCTGGGGCAATTCAACCTTCTTCTGATGAAGCAATATCACGCCTTACCAAGGATATTATATAGTTGACTGAAAAAAATCATAGGTATTCATCCCATATTAGtgcttttctattttagaaaaCGGGATGTTTCCCTTAAACACGGACTGTGTTTTAGGTCTTTATCAATGTTAAGAAATAAAGGACTTTATCTATAGAAAAAGACAGGAGAAAGCTTAattaaaagagatttttgtaTTTCCAGTTACCCGGCAAAGGTCTCCTCTGCAGTAAAAAGATTCCGGACACGGTACTTTTCGGGGCTCCAATCGGTGAATTTGGGGCTGAGGGTATTAAGATGACACCCGTTGAGCCGATGAAGAAGTGGACCATCTCTTACAGAGGACAGATGTGGTacgaaattatattattatatgaccATTCTTCACAGACTCGTTAGGTTTTGGGTAAGGCAGGTGTGGACTGATCCTGCAGCCTCCCATTAGGTTCCGAGGGTATATAATTAATTGGCAAAATTCCAGATCTAGATTTAGGGGTGGTGAAAGcagtatttataaatattaaaataataagtataaataccATATTGTTTCTAGTGCTCTGCACTTCTTTGCCCAGCAGTAAGACATTAGTGGGTTATTCGTTTTATTCACCCTAAAACTGACCATCCACCCCGGattaaaaaattactaattCCCTGACCTGGATAGACAGACGCGGACATGATATTCTAGGTATACACCTGGTTGATTTGGGGTGGATATAGTCACATAGAACCTTCGAAGAAGGTAGAAGTGTATTTCAATGTTCTGAATAATATGTTCAATGCTCTGCTTATTAAATCCTTTCATCAAAGGTTGTCTGTAAGAGATTGCTTAGCAATAGGGCCGCCTTTGCACTATTTTGTAGGTATAATTTCTTCTGTAACTTATATTGTTTTCTTTATCCATATATGTTTGTGTGCAAGAAAGATttctaacaaataaaaataatatttatttcaaaatgtgcAGGTACCAAAACGACCCAAGCAAAATGGTGGAAGTGGAATTCAACGGCGAATGGAACGCGACGAGCAAGTATTTCGACTACGATTGCGACCTCCACCCGCCCGCCGTCATCCGATCCATCGCCAGGGAGAAGTGGAGTCGACAGTACTTTCAGAAACTCAAAACGTTAGTTcctttattacccgactgcgtaTCAGCAAAGTCAGGGCTGTATTTCTTCTATTCTTTATACCCTCGAAGCATCTAAAAAGCTGCATGGGATTCATCTGAACCATGCTGAACGTCTAGAAACGTTATAGGTACGCTAGGTTGGTTTTTATGAAACCTAACCGTAAAATACTAAATGGCGGTAGAGGCGAAAAAAATCACATAGCACTCAATTGGTCTTTTAAAATCAAGGTTTCTTAGTCCACTGACCACGTAGACTAGCCTTAAGAATTACTAAATACCCAGAGACGTGCTACAGTGCAAACggcagtcagttttttttttttaattacctacttcattCAGACTTGTCCTTTGTTGCAATCAAACTTACTGGATTAttgaaatcttaattttttcagGGCCCACCAATCTCACTATGAGCAATTCGGAGTTTTGAAATGCAATTTCATGATTGGGAACGAATCCTACGAATACACCTTGCCTTCCTTTAGAGATCACAGCTTTGGTAAGACCTTTTAAATTCCTCCACCATCTTCaacaacccattgccggctcacattcgctactgagcacgggtctgctctGAAAATAAGAAGGGGTTGTCTATAGACGACCACATAGTCCAAGTagattggctgacttcacacatttttgagaacattatggaaaactcttaggcatgcaggttttcatctcgatgttttccttcgccgctACCTACAGCAAATGATGTTTAATCGATTAAAACGCACAAACTTTGGAATGTTAGAGGTTCGTGTGCCCGGGCTTGAAGTCCAAAATTTTTCGACTAGGATACTGATGTCTTCGACATGGCTATCATCTTCTTCCATCTATGTAAAATTATTTCTTCAGCGTTTTTTTGACTTTTCGGAAGGTTTTCCTAAGTTTATGTTTCCAGGTCAAATACGGGACTGGAGTCTGATGCACCGATACGCGTTCCATCACATTTTTCTGGAAGACGGCACCAGTATCAGCGTTGGAGTGGTCTGCCAACCTTCGACAGCCACCAGGTTCGTCACTTGTTTTCTATTGAAGAGAGATCCTTTCTTAGATACTTTACGTAGGTACTTGAATCAGCTGGACTAAATAAAGCTAAGAGCATTAGCTCAATCTTCCttgttagggttccatacccgaagggtgccaacgggaccctataatGTCTCCCTAtggcctccgctgtccgtccgtccgtctgtctggcaGTGCGATGtttctcgtgaaccgtaataggtagaaagttgaaattttcatagagtgtgtatttattgccgctataacaacaaattagtgttaaaaatttcaaaatggccgccatgaaaataaaaaaaattgaaagtgtTTTTTCTCATACGATGTTTCAAAagccttcgtgtgcgagtccgactcgcacttgactggttttttaatCTCGTGAAGCAACTGCCCacattgaaaattatttttcaatactttacgtaactaataataataattattattgtcaccaaaaagattttattttaaaagaatattagccatgctaatcatgactaatactcccctttcccctccaattaagcgtaaagcttgtgccagaagtgggtacgataatagtgcaacgggtggggtttgaaccgccgacctttcggtagtcagtccgctcctcaaccgttgagctattgagggaGATTGTCTTGTATCAGTCTCGGACAGCCGCCGAGAATACTTGAACTCTCTGATGTTCTGTCTTTTTTGTGCAGTTTGGAGGCAGGAACAGTGGGTCTACCAAACGGCGAGGTTTTGGCTGTGCAGTGGGTGGATTTGCAGCTGTATCAGCACGGCGAAGGCGGCAGTGCGCCCAGGGACTACGCCTTCAGGATGCAGGCCGGGGACCAGGTGTATACTGTGCAGGTACGACGGTGGGCTGTGCAGTAGTTAGCGGTTATACCTGCATGGGTACGTCCAGGGACTGCACAAAACAATCTCTCGAAAAATGCGACAAAGCAAGTGAGCGAAGAAAATATAGGTACGCGAGTGACTGAATAGATAAATCTTTAAGTCGTATTTAATACAGTAAAAATTGTTATAACAGCAGTAGAAATCTACTGTAAACAATTCTACCAAGTgtctagtaggtaagtattctgTGTGTTTACCTATTATGGTCTCTACTCTGTATTCAGGTGCTGGTGGAGTACGAGTCGGTACACTACGTGTCTTCGGAGTGGGAGGCGCGTATGGTGGAGCGGTTCTGCGCGTTCACAGTGAACGGTATACGCGGGCGCGGAGTCTCGGAGTTCCACTACCGCCACCGCGACGGGCGGCCCGAGAGCGCGGCCAAGACCGACCCCGAGTGGTACCGCACCATGTGTCACAAGACCCGGGATGCGGACACGTAGGCTGGTCTACACACAACTCTAGATGTAGCACTGCTTGAAGTGAAAACtaagggtgcctttccaccagagatatGCTAATCAGCTATGCtgcgaagatgtgaaatctgcgctacgaaaatatgtgaccgtttccaccaatactaagctatgtagctgtgcgaggaagatgcgccgccgcaaagtagctgcgcgaggAAGACGCGCAGCTCGAGCTATGCGACGTATCGTTAGTAGGGAAGCGGTGAGGGCACATAGtacgcatccatagcacgcatccttccatataaaaaacatatctaagttgaatccgtttccaccagtgctaagaTATGTGCACTAATGAATATAATTGGTGGATAtgaaacgcatccatagcaacgtagcatagcacatctctggtgaaAAAGCACCCTTAAGGTGCACTAgacaggtctgcccgcgaaattcaaattaaatttggttcttcgcaatttgtaaactaatacgataaagtaggcttatggcattctaatagcgccaatggcagtatcatccttacAGGTTTGTATAAatatctttacttgaaagtgtacAGTTTAAGGAATTAGCCAAAATAATGAgcttgacgtgagttactcacaaattagtcgatactctaaGTAACGATATtgatataaacctgtggagatgatactgccattggcgctgtTAGAATgttataagcctactttgtcgtattagtttacaaattgcgaaaaaccaaattaaatttgaatttcgcgggcagacccgtgtaaTTGGGATGGTTGAAAACTCCACGCTCGCGTCAGCGACATTGTAGCTATAAGTATGACGTATTGCGCGTATGATATGCACGATTGATAATATACATAtcctatatacctatatatcataggtaggtaggtatacctctAATTATTGatactacaattaatttgaaaacctaaaaaaaTCGCTTTTATTTCATAGAGACATCTCAGTATTTTGTATGCTTTCTTATTTTTGGTAATTATACTAGTAAGCTAAAAAGTTAATATACTTACGTAATTTGTTACTTTTTACTAAGTATACATttttagcattttttattttggtGTTTTCATTTTACACCCTACCTAACATATTCTGTCTTCCTAGCCTAACAGTTTTCCTTTACTTCCTTACACTGTCTAACATTCTTGTCTGTTCAATTTACTTGTCGATCCATCAGACAGTGAAATACTCTCTTATTTCTTCTCTTGATTCGAAATACGTTGATTACAAGCAGTAATTAATGGAAAATGTCCATTATTACACGTAGACCTTACCCGAATACTGCAttcttttagtaggtacctaagttacCATGCCAAATGTTCTAGACCTCGAATTTTTTTTAGCAACTGTCTGTTTTTACTTTCTATTGCGCGTTTCCTAAAAAATCTTCATTTcaaataggttttaaaaaacattcaaTTCAAATAAGTTTTAATTTCTGCTTTCTCTACGTTTCAAGATTGCACAAATTATTGAAAACGTTGGTGACGTATTGCCActgaaggtacctacctactatttaagTTACTATTCTGAAGTCTACAAGTCTCGTCTGTACAATGTCACAACTCCCAATTCCCCAACTGGCCATGACAGAGCCTTGGCAGCCTTTAGCCATTGCTCTATTACTCTCCCAGCGTTGCACGCAATCCACTGCCCCATTTCACCTGTTTCCCACGCCATATTGCACAATGAATCGTCAATGGGTGATGCCTATTAGTTGATCAACTCCGACCTTGATTTGTCGGTCAGCAGCCGTCCTTTCGCTGCTCCAATTATATCGCTAATCGAATTGACTGCGCTCAACCAATGAGATAATTGCGCTAGAGCATCCCATCATGTATATTGGGTGAAGTTTTTTTAgctcttggatttaaaaatcgAGAGGTATGTCATTGCAAAGCTGATTTCCTCTTCATGATTTAATTCTTAACAATAGATTTCGTTTCACGAATTTATATACAGGGTCAAAGGCAAATCAAAGGGCAAGTATATCTGCCTATAGCATGCTGGTGGATAGCGTAGGGATAAATCGAACCACCCAACTGCGTATTATCTACAAATAAACCTAGAATACCCttattatctacctattaaatacctattaccGACTGACCCAGCTCTATTTGAGTACCTACTGTtttgtgtgtaggtatctaaataattcagattattggcgtcactcagaaaagcaggtattatttaaatatttttatcgaattattggaatgtcctctccaaaaccaacacaaaaaaacacaagtttaatgtgcaaggttatccgagagttttaatctaaacaaactaatgccaaaataaataatttaattagagcgtgattggtatcacaacatctaattattcagttcacaatccaaataccgaaaatatgcgatatcgctccgaatctcagaaggagactaaactaaaaccttcgaaacacccgtatttatgcaagttcaatcttgttggcctcctagcaacagattgtatgacatcgaatgagccaaatatcgattttaccaaactaccttcatcagctaaattaataattttatattatttttgacaactcaaatcaactttttaaaaataaccttacaagaTATAACCCAGGAACTTCTTGAAGGTGAAATTTCTTAGATGCCCGAAGTTCCGGCCTGGAGACCGGATCGAATTGAACTCATTAAAATTTCGACCAACTCCCAATCTTTGTTGATTCACGGGCTTCGAGATTTCCAAAGAACGCATCTCGTATATTTTTTGCTGCACAACGCCATTGCCTCAGATCTCATCGGAGACTAGACAATCCCGCAAGAAAAAAAGTGTACCTATAGGTCATATGGGTGTGTGAGCAAATAGGTTAAGGTCATCAATCCAGTGGGTTGGAGATCCCACACGGGCCATACTACACTTGCTGGTTCGCGGtcttcactccagaacacgCCTGCCTCGGCAGCCATCGGTTCTGAGACAGACACACCCACTGCCACTTTAGCTTGCTAATTCATTGAACTGTATCGGTTGCTTTAGTTCGCCTTCGGATTTCCTCCAGAATTTGTCTTCCAGAGAGACATctaacatagctcgctccatagcagGCTGATCAACTTTCCTTATTAAAAATTTCTTGATAgaacaattagtataaattaaaaatttataacacccccgacaagtgaaggttacagtaactagaaaagagctgataactttcaaacggctgaaccgattttcttggattatagataagaacactctcgttcaaggcatctttcaaacaaaaaaaaactaaattaaaatcggttcattagtttaggagctacgatgcaggcagatatacagatacacacgtcaaacttataaccctctttttgggttgggggttaaaaacaggatATATTTTTAGTTGGGGACTCGCCCCGGGAAACTAATTTAGCTGTTAAGAGTGAAGAAGTTTCTGAATTCaggcatattattttaaatatctaaGCACACTGTACATAGAACCGGTAGCGTTTAGGGTCCCAAGTATAGGCAACCTGCTTATTGGTACACCGCGGCAGTTTGCCTGCTCGACCCGCGTGGACAGTGGCCGGTATATGACAACTATTTTGACCACTTGGATTAAAGATACAACGTCGAGGGACGCGTCTCATTTGAGAACTCCGAAGGTAAGGAATGCAAAATATTAATACTTTATTAAAtagaaaacttttacaaaatacttTCGAGGTGATTCTCAAGTGAAACTTACCAATGAAAtcagaaactcggcggttgctctttttttaaataaaaattactacctacctacaataaatattatagacttccccgcgtcgatttaggttattttaaaattttgtagacattctttatttttccgggttaaaaagtaaaaactattCTATGTATAAGGTacgtaataggtacttaacacTAAGTAGGTCCCTAGAGATAATTCTGGAGTCTTCTTCAGGTGGTGTTTAGGCATTGATTTAACTAATGCAAACGGATCGAATTTTGGATAAGTAGAAATATGGGTGTTAGATCAAGACAAATCTTCAAATTCTGGAGACGGACTAACTATGCCTACaagaaaattttaagtttcGCGGGAAAACAGAGAACAAACATTTCGTTTTCTGATCATCAGTTTTaaatttgtaggtacctacctactatgcaGGTATGCCGTTCTATTGAGACAGCTAGTGAAAAGAGCGCGGGTTGCGGGAGGTCACTTGACGAAAAAATCAATGCTTTCAACGTCACTGGCACCCTCCCACAAGTCACAACCCAGACCTTACACGGCCACGAGTCATCTCAGTCTTAGCGGTAGATGACCTAAGTATAAGAAGACCTAATATTTTCGCACTACTcgataggtagttaggtacacaTACTaaattcttctcggtaggaatggcattccgaacctgtGTACTGTGGTCAGATTCTTTAGGCGCTTCAAAGCacttttgaaagtttatttgaataaaaaaaggtgTCTATTTCCACAGCttaaacatatttttgtaatttaattgaTGAGTATAAATCATGAGTAAACAAAcagtaagtatataagtaaattattattagtataagtCTTATTCAGCAGGTCCGACAATGGATTTCGATGCGATCCTTGAAGACGTGGGTGAATTCGGACGCTACCAGAAGCTGGTGATCTACTTCATCCTGCTGCCCGCGGTGATCCCGTGCGGCTTCCACGCCTACGCGCAGCTCTTCATGGCGGCAGATGTCCAGCATTGGTGCAGGGTGCCCGAGCTGGAGGCGCTTGAGGATCCAGAGCTAGCTAGGAACATTAGGTAGGCATCATCGTAATATCACCAAATATCCACTGCTGAATACTGCAGTGGACTTGGCATTGCTGGCGCAGCCTAGCTTTTTACCACCACACACTGTCCACTTCCCATCACCCTCTTTATATCGTGACAGAGGGTGGGGAGAACACCCCACACTACGTTAACTAGTACTCCGTCACCACTCTAGGACTATTCGACTGTTCGACTCCAACAGCCATCGCCCCTGCCCCCTACGATAAACTTAactagtagtacctacctacttattgctGCTAGTTTGGGCTATATCAGTGACCTTGATCCTCTagcggatctcttcatttcagATCTTATCCTTCTATAATCCACTTTCCAAGTTTATCTAAGGTGTCATGCCTAAGCTTCCGCGGAAATTATATGGGTTCCAACCTCCATCAATCAAATCAAAAGACGACGAAACtaggattcaacattttgcgcaTCCTGCAACcattttattactttaaatattggttatattttattaaaattcgtTATTAAAAAGTTATGGACCCAGAAAACAGTTTGTCAAGTAGGTAcagaactacctacctacctaaaacatgaatcatttttttatttttcagtataCCACTGGAACTAAAGAACGAGCAGCTGGAGTACTCCTCTTGTACCATGTACAATCTGAACTACACCGACATTGTGAGCAACTACCCGAATATAGAAGACAATCAGGATAAGCAGGTGGAGACCATACCCTGCTCAGATGGTTGGGTTTACGAAATGAACACTTACAAAAATACCGTTGTTATCGAGGTAAGTGCAGATACGGCAGCGGAGCGGTATTCAGACCTTTTCGGCGTAGTGGTGAGCACCGTGGTCTCAGGTTCAATTTCTGGGAGGGGAATTACCTAGTTGATACTCGCAACTATATCCGCGTGGTTTAAAGTTTAGGTATCCTATTTTTGTCTCCAGAATATAAGCTATATCTGTGCCTTTAGTTAAAATTGGCAGGTGttgagccatgaaaaggtaacagacagacagacagacacactttcgcttttctaatattaatatggaataTTTATTGGCATTTAAGGGAGTTACTATTTCGTAAacaaagcagtgatagcctagtggcttaGACGTTGACTTCCTATTCAGAAGGTtggcggttcgatcccgggcctcTAACTCTACCTGTttggacctctaactttttggggttgggtgcgt encodes the following:
- the LOC123868342 gene encoding uncharacterized protein LOC123868342, which codes for MTCALVILGVFIVFLVIFLRRKDPEPIFGIYSVPGKWYYLKYVVFACLYYYRKYSSKNHAAGKEGRAGQGVKAMSDPAEMDKAQPLSYHAKAFDAVFFISAKEEDDKDKGVYVISGCERRPMGMCNGLFYIGLPGKGLLCSKKIPDTVLFGAPIGEFGAEGIKMTPVEPMKKWTISYRGQMWYQNDPSKMVEVEFNGEWNATSKYFDYDCDLHPPAVIRSIAREKWSRQYFQKLKTAHQSHYEQFGVLKCNFMIGNESYEYTLPSFRDHSFGQIRDWSLMHRYAFHHIFLEDGTSISVGVVCQPSTATSLEAGTVGLPNGEVLAVQWVDLQLYQHGEGGSAPRDYAFRMQAGDQVYTVQVLVEYESVHYVSSEWEARMVERFCAFTVNGIRGRGVSEFHYRHRDGRPESAAKTDPEWYRTMCHKTRDADT